A region of the Pricia mediterranea genome:
TTAGGGTGTAAAAGGGCCACCTGCTCATCGTATTTTATTTCCGCCAGAAAATGGGCACCTTGCTCGATAACATGTTCGGGGTTTTCAAAATTGTAGATGGCCTTGCCCTCCTGTACCAGATGGTTCAGTTCTCCGCTCGCCGAGGCGACGACCGTTCGGTCAAAAGTATTGTTACTCGAAACCACTGCAATTTCATCGCCCTCCCTTACTTCCGCACCGTTAGGCTTCAACCACTGTTTAAGCACGAACTTCTCCTCTATGTTAGCGGACCATCCGGGGGTGGACACCAATTTCACATCGGCATAGGCTACCGGATCGTAAATGCCGATGGCTGCGAAGGGATCCCAAAACAATACAGTTTCCAAGGCTGCGACCGCCGGTGTCATCACCCCGTTGAAAACTTCGGTTATCGCCTGCGTCTCCACTTTATACGTTTCAGTGACCGAAGCACCACTGGCGTCGGTAACCGTTACCGTGTAGGGCACCCCTTCCGTAAGCCCGACGGCCTTATTGCTGGTCAAAGGGGTACTTTGATTGCTCCATTTATATGTGTAGGGCGGCGTACCACCTAGTACCTGCAGGTCAATGGCCCCGTCGTTGATTTGATTTGAAGGGTTCATCACCGCTTCGTTGATCCTGAGCCCTTCCTGGGCATCAAGGGTAAAAGCGAACAGGGCCAGACATAAAAAAAGGTAGTTTTTCATCCGTGTATTTTAATTGTTTTGCGCATACCAAGGTCCAACCTTATGAAATGTTCCGATCGAAATAAGGTTGATATCGCCCATTTCGTGAAGCATGCGCCGTTTGGTCTTAGAAAAAGGATTAGTGTTTGAATGGGATGTCTTTGTTAAGGAAAGCCCAATATCATAAAAAATAGCAGAACAATCAAATTCTAGCCTCGAATTAACCTAATGGACATCCATAAAAATTCGGGGAAAATTGTTTCAGCGTGCTTTCGACGATCTGAAAACGACAGAAAAAACCGATTTCATCAAGCTTGAGCACTTTTTGGAACTATTAAAAAAATACATGACACTTGAACCGGTCAATTACTAAACATGAAACATTTGGTGCAGCTTTCGTATCTGTTCGGGCCGCCCCAAGACAATAACTTTGCTTTTGGGCCTTAGCTGCAAGTCAGCTTCGGGATTGATGGTATACTTTCCATCGGGATCGATATATCCTATTATGGTGCAACCTGTTTTCTTTCGCAGGTCAAGCTCGCGTAAGGATTTGTGTTCCACGGTTTCTTTAAAATCCGCGATATCGACCTCCTCCAGGTTGGTCAGGTTTTTTCCTACGGTACCCAATTCGTCCATAAACGTAATCAGGTTCGGCATAACCACTAGCGAAGCCATGTGATCGCCCCCGATACGGTCGGGCATGATGACCTTGTTTGCCCCTGCCAATACCAATTTTTTTTGTGAGGTGACCAGCGAAGCCCTACTGATGATGAACAAATCTGCGTTCATTTGCCGGGCGGACAGCACCACGAAGAGGTTGGCCGCATCATCGGGCATGGCAGATATAAGGTATTGGGCCCTGCAAATACCGGCAGAATTCAGGATTTCATCTTCATTGGCATCGCCCTCTACGAAAAGAATATCCTCTTCGACGTATTTATCGATGACCTCTTTATCCCGTTCAATAACGACAAAAGGTCTCTTATACGTCTTTAAGCGCTCGGCCGCCTGCCTGCCGTTACGTCCGAAACCACATAAAATCACGTGATCGGTCAACTTATCGATCCTCTCCTTCACTTTTTTCTTTTTTAAAAGTTGTAACGAGTTTCTGCTCAAGATATATTCCGTAATCAATGAAAGCGAAAAAGCAAAGATAAACACGCTGGATATGATTAACAGCACGGTGAAAATCTTTGCTTCGGTACTGAGGGGCCCCACTTCCGAAAATCCGACAGTAGTTACGGTAATGGCCGTCATGTATATGGCATCTAACCAGGTGAAGTTCGAAATAAATCGATATCCCAGAACCCCTGTCGTCAGTACCAATACCATCAAACCCGTGGCTAGATAGATCCTGGACCGAAAGATGTTCAATAGTTTCACACGCTTAAAAATTTTTAATTAAAAAATTAAGAACGTATGTAACCGCTACGCTCTCGCATTAAAAATTTAAAACATCACCCCTGGTGAAGTAATTCTTAAAATTTGTTGATGCTCGTTTCATAGGTCAAATACCGAGGTGCGTTTGGTATAGACCAAATCTTTGATCCGCAGCCAGAAAGCCAAAAAAAGATAAAGGGCAAAACCAAAGCCGAGCGTCACGAAAGTAAGGTAGATGAACGAGGTACGTACTACCCGCGCCCTGATTCCCAAGCGCTCGGCAATACGGCGGCAGACTTCAAAACCGCGTTTTTGAAAATAGTAGATAAGCTGGTACAGGACATTCATGTTCAAATTTTAAGTACAAGTTCAAGCATCATGTGCAAGTTCAAGCGCAAGTATTTAGTGCAACCCGACTAACGACTGACGACTGACGACTGACGACTGACGACTGACGACTGACGACTGACGACTGACGACTAAATTAACAATTTTCATGCAATAACCGACTCCCGACCGCACACTGCAAGCATTTGTTCTGGGTGCAATATTCGTTGTATAACTGCAAGAGGGCTTGACTTTCCTTGGCGTTCTCAATGCCGACCCCTACCCGTTCATAGTTGGCGATGACACTGTTTTCCTCTTTTTTGATTTGGGATATAATCTGGATAATCTCTTCATTGGCGTCTTTCCCTTGATGTCGGGCATAGCAGAATTTTAGGGGCAATAGGGAGTTGATGACCAAAAGATCGATGAATTTCCCGGTCAGCTTCTTCGTACTTTTCCTGGATGGTTTCCCGAAGGTATAATGCCGGTTCCAGTAGCCACTTGCGGAAACATTGAACAAAGAGCGAATTTCAGACAGATCGGTGGCATGGATTACGCGGCTGAACAGATTTTGATGCGTGGCATAGAGGTTGGCCAGCTGCGACAATCGGATGGTGGGAAAGTTCGGAGGACGCAGTTTGAAGAAATGTGGTTTTTGCACGGCATCCGCTTTTAAGTCGAACTTTTTCCTTGAATACACATACTCTTTTTTGAGTCGGATGTAATAGTCGTCAAAAATTTCGTCGCTATCGAGCAAGTGGGACATTCCGTAGAACACGCTCTCCAAGGTCAAGGAATCGAATTGCAGTTTGCGCACGGTCGAAAAATCAAGGGCCTGCGCCAAGCTCAAAAAGGGTGATCCGTTGACCTTTAGCCCGAAATTCTTCAACAACAGTGCAAAAAGCACCTGCTCCCAATCGTTCTTTGAGGTTTCCAGCAATTCGAGAACCAAAGTCGCCTTCCGTTCCAAACGCTCAAAGTATAAACGTTCCAGCCAATTATCGAGTAAAAAGGTATCGATCTCCGCAATATGCTTTTCACAATTGATAAAACCTGTCCCATTTCTGTCAAAAAGATTTTGATAGTCATCCAAGAGATTTTGTGAAATATAGTTCCGGAGTTCAAGGGTAGGTATTTGGGAATTATCACTGTAAAACACCGCAGCATCGTCTTCCCAGACCACGTGTAAAATGACATTGTCGTAGTTGGAATCGCGCTCGTGATGATGCGCGTACCAGTCCGATGAACTTAGATGAATTTCGACGTTGCCCGCCCAAAGTTGGCCGTCGATACTCAACTTGGCATTGAAGAAATCCGGACCTGCCAAATGATTATGGATGCCGGGTTCGACGATACGGATCGGTTCGTTGTTGGTTCCGACCAGCTCGGTGGTGCACAACTTTCTGTATTTCCAAATAAAATGTAGCAGGTCTTCCCTCAAGGTTAAATAGTATTGAGTGCTTAGTACTGAGTATTGAGTATTGAGTAAAAAGCCACTATTTAAGGTCCACTTTTTACTGCTCATTGACGGCCTTTCACTATCTACCGCCCCCTGTAACAGGCCACGACAACTGTTCACTGTTTACTTCTTACTGCTAGACGACCAAGTGTACAGCAACGGAACATCCACAGTGTTCACCATTTGCTGCCTTCAGACCAACGCTCCCCTTACCCTATTCACAGCCTACTTTTCATTTCTTATTTCCCCGTATTCCTTTTTACTTCCAACTGACCTCTGTCGACTACTCTTCAATAACATCGCCTTCCCACTTCATAAAACCGCCTTCCAGATTATAGGCATTCTTAAAACCTACGCTGTTCATGACGGCACAGGCCTGGCCGCTTCGGTTTCCACTGCGGCAGTAAACGTAATAGTTTTTGTCCTTATCCAATTTTTCCACCTCGGTGAGGAACTCCTGTCCCAAATAAAAATCAATATTCGTGGCATTGGGAATGTACCCCTCCTCCACTTCCTCTGGGGTTCGTACGTCCAGGACAACGGCATTCTCGTCATTTTTTAACTGATCCTGCCATTCTTGCTGTGATAAATCCATTGTTGTATTATATTTATTTGCTGAACATCAAATGTACCTTTTTTAGCGCTAACGACCGCGCTGAGATTTAACAAAAGTTTAGCTTCGGGTATGCGGCAATCCGAAGAAACGAGCATACATTTGTATATACAATCATTGTAGGTACATGAATGTCGAGAAGGTCATAAAAACAGATAGGAAAATCCCGCTTAAACGCAGGACGATTATCCATCTTATGCTGATTGACCATAAAATCAATGAAACAATTGCACATGCGCTCAAACCTTTCGAGGTTTCAGTTCAACAGTTCAACGTCTTGCGTATTTTAAGGGGACAAAAGGGCAAACCGGCGAACCTGTCGACCATCAATGAGCGGATGGTCACTAAAAGGAGTAATACCACCCGATTGGTGGACAAGTTGCTGTTAAAGGGGTACGTTGACCGTAAAATATGTCCTTCGAACCGACGAAAAATCGAAATTACCATCACCGATCACGGAATGGCAAGACTGGAAAAAATGGATAGGGCGATGCAAAAAGCCGAAGATGAAGTTCTAATGAACCTATCCGACGAGAACTTGGAACAATTGAACGTATTGTTCGATAAATTTTAAATAGAAACACCACGTATTAACCACGTTTCCGCCAAAGGAAACGACTAAAATGAAAATGTATGAAAAAAGGAGTATTTAGTTTAGCATTGGCCTTAATTTTCGGAACGGCAACGGCAACGGAGCCGGTGAAAGAAGTAAAGAAAGAGGTCGATACCGAAGCCAGCACTGTTACCTGGAAAGCCTATAAGGTCACTGGCTCGCATACCGGAACCGTGGATCTGGAAGACGGCTTTTTAAGGTTTGACGGCGATAAACTTTCAGGCGGAGAGTTCACCGTTGACATGTCCACCTTAATCTCGACCGATCTGGAAGGCGATCCGGAAAACAAGAAAAAATTGGAGGGACATCTCAACTCAGAAGATTTCTTCCATACCGAGAAGCATCCGACCGCCAATATGGTCTTTACCGATGTAAAATCTACCGGTAAAAATTCGTACCAGGTAACGGGGGACCTTACCATCAAAAATATCACCAAACCGGTCGTGTTCGATGTTTCGGTTTACGGAAGCAAGGCGACCGCTACCCTAAAAATAGACAGGGCGGAATATGATGTACGCTATGGATCTGGGAGTTTCTTTGAAAATTTGGGCGATAAAACCATCTATGACGAATTTGATCTCGTCGTTGATCTGGAGTTCTAGAAGCCATCCCATTTTACTGTACGAGAGGGACCGGAAATTTCGGTCCCTCTTTTTTTTGCCCCAACGGCTTGTCATTCGAAAAATGATCTTTATATTTGAACCCATGATAAAAAATACGGTACATACTTGGTGGTGGAACAACTTTCGATACGCATCGTGAGCTGAGCATTATTGTAGTATAACTATACAGGGCCTGTCATCACGACAGGCCTTTATTATTTCATAGCTATTGACATGACGAACTATACCTTGAACACGACCTACAAACGCATTCTTGCAGATACCATCACCCCGGTGAGCGTCTATCTCAAAATTAGGGACCGCTTTCCGAATAGCATCCTTCTAGAAAGTAGTGATTATCACGCTAATGATAACAGCTTTTCCTACATTTGTTGCAATCCCATAGCCTCGATCAAAATCGAGAACGAAAGCATTGTACAGCAATTTCCCGATGGTACGTCCGAAGAAATATCAATCGAAAATGACACTGATGTAGTCACTATCATCGACGCATTCAGCCAAAGGTTCGAAACCGAGAACAAAGATTTCAAATTTATGGTAAACGGTCTCTTTGGATATATGGCGTATGACGCCGTACGCTACTTTGAGGACGTGAAGCTGGGAAAAAAGGACAATAGTATCGTCATTCCCGACCTGTACTACGCCGTGTATAAAAATGTAATCGCCATCGACCATTTTAAGAACGAGGCCTATGTTTTTGCCCATTGCTATGAATCCGAAGAAAATACGACTGAAATTGAGCGAATTCTAAACGTTCGTAATTTCGCTTCCTATAACTTTTCTATGGATGGGACGGCAGCCTCCAATCTAAAGGACGAAGAATACAAAGAGCATGTGCGTTTGGCCAAAATGCATTGTCAGCGCGGAGACGTTTTTCAACTGGTGCTCTCCCGCCGATTTTCGCAAGATTTTAAGGGGGATGAATTCAACGTGTATCGTGCCCTTCGCTCCGTCAATCCTTCGCCCTACCTGTTCTATTTCGATTATGGGGATTTTAAGATCTTTGGAAGTTCTCCGGAAGCGCAACTCGTAGTGAATGACGATATTGCCGAAATCCACCCTATCGCCGGCACTTTCAAACGCACCGGCAACGATGAACAGGACGCTATTTTGGCCAAACAACTCTCTGAAGACGATAAGGAAAACAGCGAACACGTGATGCTCGTCGACCTTGCCCGCAACGACCTCAGCCGAAACGGCAGTATGGTCGAGGTCGCCAATTACCGTGAAGTCCAGTTCTTTTCGCACGTCATCCATCTGGTATCGAAAGTAACGGGCCGAAAGAAAAAGGATGTACCTACCCTGAAGGTAGTGGCCGACACCTTTCCCGCCGGAACCTTGAGCGGTGCCCCAAAACACAGGGCCATTCAATTGATAGAAAAGTATGAAAAAACAAGTCGTGGCTACTACGGTGGCGCCATCGGTTTTATGGATTTCAACGGCAATTTTAACCACGCCATTTTAATCCGCACCTTTTTAAGCAAGAACCACCGCCTACACTATCAGGCCGGGGCGGGATTGGTAGCCGCTTCCGACCCCGATGACGAACTGCAGGAAACCTACAACAAACTGGGCGCACTGACCAAGGCGCTGGAAATCGCAGAGGGAATTTAAAAGTCCGCCAGTGCCATTGGTCCGCCAAGATCCGCGGAGACAGACGGGGAAAGTACTTATCTTTCTTTTACGCCGGGAAAAAGATTAAAAAGAAATTTAAATAATGAAAAACGATAAAATTAGTGACCGGAGCAAGGATTCTTCCCCCACAGGAGAATTCGAAAGCACCAATGTTCTTGTCATCGATAACTACGACAGCTTTACCTACAACCTTGTGCACTATCTCGAAGACATAGGATGCACGGTGACCGTGAAGCGTAACGACAGGCTTACGCTCGAGGAAGTCGATGCCTTCGATAGGATCGTATTATCGCCCGGACCTGGGATTCCAGATGAAGCGGGTTTGTTGAAGGATATAATATCCCGCTATGCCCCCACGAAAAGCATCCTTGGGGTATGTCTTGGCCAACAGGCGATAGGCGAAGTATTCGGGGGAACACTAATCAATTTGGAGGAAGTACACCACGGGGTCGCTACCCGGATAAACATCATTAAAGAAGATCCAATTTTTATGGGACTCCCAAAGGAAATCGAAGTAGGTCGATACCATTCCTGGGTCGTAGATCCGAATTTACCGGAGGGCTTGAAAGCCACTTCGGTCGATGACAGGGGACAGATCATGTCTCTTCGCCATAAGGAATACGATGTGTGCGCGGTGCAGTTTCATCCCGAATCGGTACTGACGCCCCATGGGAAGAAGATTTTGGCGAACTGGATAGGGAGTATTAAGTAGTTAGTATTGAGTATTAAGTACTGAGACACTTGGCCGGACCGTAAGCCCGTGATTGGGAGCTTTTTTATCAATTGGCTAGTTTATGGATTGATAGGTTTATAAATTTATTAAAAATATAATCGACTGTTATTGAAGCACGCACGAAGACGTCATTTAGTGCCGGCTCCGTAATCCGGTTTGGACGCAAAGTAACGACTTTCGAAAACCCAAATCCGTACTTAATACATTGTACCAAGTACTCCGTACTAAACAAATGAAATCAAAAACCATCCTGTACTTAATACGTTGTACTAAGTACTCAGTACTAAAAAAATATGAAAGAGACCTTAAACAAACTCATTAACCACGACATCCTCTCCAAAGCGGATGCCAAACGCATATTGGTCAATATGGCCAAGGGCGACTACAATACCAGTCAGATCGCGGCCTTTGTAACCGTGTACATGATGCGCAGCATCACCATCGAAGAGCTCGAAGGCTTCCGTGATGCGCTTTTGGAACTGTGTCTGTCGGTAGACCTTTCCGCCTACGACCCGGTAGACCTTTGCGGGACGGGCGGCGATGGCAAAGACACCTTCAATATCTCGACTTTGGCATCGTTCGTGACCGCAGGAGCCGGGGTGAAGGTCACTAAACACGGCAATTACGGGGTTTCCAGCAAATGCGGAAGCAGCAATGTCATGGAGTTTCTCGGCATCCATTTCAGCAATGAGAAAGATTTTTTGGAAAAATCCATTGATCAGGCCGGCATCTGCGTGTTGCATGCGCCGTTGTTCCATCCTGCCATGAAAAACGTGGCTCCCATACGACGCGATCTGGCCGTAAAGACCTTTTTCAATATGCTGGGACCGATGGTGAATCCCGCCTTCCCGAAAAATCAAATGGTAGGTGTCTTTAACCTCGAGCTGGCCCGCATGTATGGGTATCTCTATCAGAATACCGATAAAAAATTCACGGTTTTGCACGCATTGGACGGTTATGATGAAATTTCGCTGACGGGAAGGACCAAGACGATATCCAACCGTTCCGAAAGCATGCTCAAGCCCTCGGATTTTGGGGTTTCGCCCATTGAAGCCTTCGAGATTGCTGGCGGGGAAAGCATAGAAGCTTCCGCCAAAATATTTCTCAACGTTTTGGAAGGTCAGGGTACCGAAGCCCAGAACAACGTGGTCTGTGCCAATGCCGGGGTAGCAATAGCCACCGTCAAAAATATGGATGTTCAGCAAGGTTTTGATCTGGCGAAAGAATCGCTTATGAACGGAAGTGGATTGAAAGCCTTGAAAAAATTGCAGGAATTGAGTAAGGCAACCTGAGCGAAACATGAAAAGCAAGGCTTCCTAAGCGGATAAACTCTAAGACAAGTTTTAATGCGGCCGGAGCCAAAGTTTTTAATGGAATATCGATTGAAATCAACGAATTCCATCGTTTCGTTGCCTAAAAGAAATAAGTCACGAGTAGATTTTCCCCACAGGCAGAAGAAAGGGCTTTTAGGGGAATACTTAACTAATTCAACAGATTCCTTCGCTTCCTTGCCCTCGGCATGAAGTTCGGAATAATAGTTTGATATGAATATTTTAGATAAAATTGTAACGGATAAACGCAAGGAAGTGGACTTAAGGAAGTCCCTGATTCCCGTCTCCCAACTTGAGAAATCGGTGCTTTTTGATTACCCGACCGTCTCCTTGACGGACAAGCTCCGACATAGCGAAACAGGTATCATCGCCGAACATAAACGGCGGTCGCCCTCCAAATCGGTCATCAACCAAGACCTGAACGTGCAGGATGTCGCCCGGGGCTATGAAGCTGCCGGGGTTTGCGGCATGTCCGTCCTCACCGATGCCAAATACTTCGGGGGGGGCTTGGACGATCTGCTGGTAGCCCGGGCGGCCGTTGACATCCCCTTGTTGAGAAAGGAGTTTATCATCGACGAATACCAGATTTTTGAGGCCAGGGCCCACGGCGCGGATGTCATCCTTTTGATTGCCGCCATTTTGGATAAGAAAAAAATTAAACGTTTTTCCGAACGCGCCCAAAGCCTGGGCCTGGAAGTACTGCTTGAAGTCCACAACGAAGAGGAGCTCCATTATTCCATCATGCCCAGTCTCGACCTATTGGGGGTAAACAATCGAAATCTAAAGACTTTTGCGGTCAGCCTGGAAACCAGCAAGAAGCTGTCCGCCTTGATACCCGACGATTTCGTGAAAATATCAGAAAGCGGAATCAGCCGTGTCGAAGCCATCCAGCAATTGCAGCCCTACGGCTATCAAGGCTTTTTGATCGGGGAGACCTTTATGCGGACGCAAAATCCGGGAAAAGCTGCGGGGGAGTTTATTGACAGGATGGTTATTTAATTTAAAGATGTAGTTATTTAAATATGTGGGTATATATCGATTTTAAGATTTATGGATTTGAAATGTGGTAGGGTTCAATACGGAAAATAAGTATCAAAATGAAAATTAAAGTCTGCGGAATGAAATTGAATACGGCGGAAGTTGCAGAACTACGGCCCGACTACCTTGGCTTTATATTTTGGGAAGCTTCACCCCGTTATTTTGACGGAACGATTCCTTCGTTGCCGAAGGGGATAACAAAAACAGGGGTTTTTGTGGATGCCACAATAAATGAAATCCTGGACAAAGTGCAAAAATATGGTTTGGATGCCGTACAGTTACATGGGAGCGAAAGCCCCGAATTTTGTAAAGAACTACGTGTCAAGTCGGGCGCAGCCCGTGGTAAATCGAGCGCAGCCCGTGGTAAGTCGAGCCTCTCGACTTCGCTCGAGAAAAGCGCAGTCGCGACCTCTCCTTCGGAATCAAATCCCAGGATAATCAAGGTATTCTCTATCAAAGACCGATTCGATTTCAGCATTTTAGAACCTTATGAAGAAGTTTGCGACTATTTTTTGTTCGACACCAAAGGCGAGCTCCCCGGCGGAAACGGCTATGCATTTGATTGGAAAGTGCTGAAAAATTATCCTTCGACCAAGCCTTTTTTTCTAAGCGGTGGTATTGGACCGGGGGAGGCGGATTCCATCAAGGCGTTTATGCAAAGACCGGAATCCAAATATTGCCATGCCATCGACATCAACAGTCGATTTGAGATGGAACCGGGTTTAAAGTACATAGAAAAGTTAGAAAACTTTCAAAAGTCGATGCGCTGCTGATACTATCAACGACAAAGATTGTTTCTTCGCGGCATTTATTGAAAAACACTTACTCACGTAATTATCTATTTTAAAGCCAGAATTAACACATATGAACAACACCATATCTTATCACGCGAACGAAAAAGGCTACTACGGAGAGTTCGGCGGGGCGTTTATCCCTGAAATGCTATACCCGAACTGTGAGGAATTGCGACAGAACTATATCCGTATTATGGAGGAACCTTCCTTTAAAAAGGAGTTCGACCAGTTGCTACGGGATTATGTAGGACGCCCTACCCCTCTTTATTTCGCCAATCGGCTATCCGAAAAGTATGAAACGCGGATCTATCTGAAAAGGGAAGATCTCTGTCATACCGGAGCCCACAAGGTCAACAATACAATCGGACAGATCTTGGTGGCCAAAAAACTCGGCAAGAATCGTATCATAGCGGAAACCGGGGCCGGACAACACGGAGTGGCCACCGCCACCGTTTGCGCCCTGATGGGCATCGAATGTGTCGTGTACATGGGGGAAATCGATATCGAACGCCAGGCCCCGAACGTCGCTCGGATGAATATGCTGGGAGCCGAAGTACGACCGGCAAAATCGGGCAGCCGAACCCTTAAGGATGCTACCAACGAGGCCATCCGCGATTGGATCAACAATCCCGTCGATACACATTACATCATTGGTTCTGTAGTTGGGCCACACCCCTACCCCGACATGGTGGCCCGGTTTCAGTCCGTCATCTCCCAGGAAATCAAATCACAGCTGCAGGAAAAGGAAGGCCGTGAAAATCCCGATTACGTCGTTGCCTGCGTCGGCGGGGGAAGCAATGCCGCAGGGGCATATTACCACTATCTCGATACTCCCGAGGTGGGTATCATCGCGGTGGAAGCGGCTGGAAGAGGCGTTAATTCGGGAGAAAGTGCCGCCACTTCGGCACTTGGAAGGGTAGGCATCATCCACGGCAGTAAAACCTTATTGATGCAGACCGGAGACGGACAGATTACGGAACCCTATTCCATTTCCGCGGGACTTGATTATCCCGGGGTCGGTCCCATGCACGCCCACCTATTTGCATCGAAGCGCGGGGAGTTCATCTCCATCACCGATGACGAGGCCATGAAAGCGGGACTCGAAATGGCGAAATTAGAAGGTATAATCCCCGCCATCGAAACCTCACACGCCTTTGCGATTTTTGAGCATCGAAAATTTTCCAAAGACGATGTCGTGGTCGTCAACCTATCCGGTCGTGGGGACAAGGATCTACAGACGTATATCGATTATTTTAATCTGGGATGAAGTATCGAGCAGCCCTAATTGATACCAAATACTAAGTACCCAATACTATTGAAAACATGATCAACAGAATTCA
Encoded here:
- the trpB gene encoding tryptophan synthase subunit beta; its protein translation is MSYHANEKGYYGEFGGAFIPEMLYPNCEELRQNYIRIMEEPSFKKEFDQLLRDYVGRPTPLYFANRLSEKYETRIYLKREDLCHTGAHKVNNTIGQILVAKKLGKNRIIAETGAGQHGVATATVCALMGIECVVYMGEIDIERQAPNVARMNMLGAEVRPAKSGSRTLKDATNEAIRDWINNPVDTHYIIGSVVGPHPYPDMVARFQSVISQEIKSQLQEKEGRENPDYVVACVGGGSNAAGAYYHYLDTPEVGIIAVEAAGRGVNSGESAATSALGRVGIIHGSKTLLMQTGDGQITEPYSISAGLDYPGVGPMHAHLFASKRGEFISITDDEAMKAGLEMAKLEGIIPAIETSHAFAIFEHRKFSKDDVVVVNLSGRGDKDLQTYIDYFNLG